One Halioglobus japonicus DNA segment encodes these proteins:
- a CDS encoding acyltransferase — translation MSPGSRISASDEITVGDGTMFANGVYVTDSDWHQIYDRMERDPLPTPVHIGRNVWLGDHATVLKGVTIGENSVVAARAVVTRDVPANVVVAGNPAKVVKELDPERGFTTRMDYFANPAELERFFEGVNAQVLAGNSLWRWMWSVVYPASKRLR, via the coding sequence ATGAGTCCGGGCTCGCGCATCAGTGCTTCGGACGAAATTACTGTCGGCGATGGCACCATGTTCGCCAATGGGGTCTACGTGACTGATTCCGACTGGCACCAGATTTACGATCGGATGGAGCGCGATCCTCTGCCCACGCCTGTGCATATTGGCAGGAATGTCTGGCTGGGTGATCACGCCACAGTGCTCAAGGGCGTCACTATCGGCGAAAATTCCGTGGTGGCGGCACGGGCGGTGGTTACTCGGGATGTGCCGGCCAATGTGGTGGTCGCCGGCAACCCTGCCAAAGTGGTCAAGGAGCTGGATCCTGAACGCGGGTTTACCACCCGCATGGATTACTTCGCCAATCCGGCAGAGCTGGAGCGCTTCTTCGAGGGCGTCAATGCCCAGGTGCTGGCGGGGAACAGCTTGTGGCGCTGGATGTGGTCGGTGGTGTACCCCGCCTCCAAGCGGTTGCGCTGA
- the rpiA gene encoding ribose-5-phosphate isomerase RpiA, protein MTQDELKQAVAAAALAYIQPKLEDDTVIGIGTGSTANMFIDALAGIKGLVNATVASSEASADRLKSHGIPVYDLNAVDQVDFYIDGADESNAALQLIKGGGAALTREKIVTAVAREFICIADQSKLVHTLGDFPLPVEVIPMARSHVARELVKLGGDPVYREGVVTDNGNIILDVYNFPIPQPLTIEEKINGITGVVTNGLFALKPADVLLLGTSEGVKTLRAE, encoded by the coding sequence ATGACCCAGGACGAACTCAAACAAGCGGTAGCGGCAGCTGCCCTGGCCTACATCCAGCCGAAACTGGAAGATGACACGGTCATCGGCATCGGCACCGGCTCAACCGCCAACATGTTCATCGATGCACTGGCGGGCATTAAAGGCCTGGTAAACGCCACCGTGGCCAGTTCAGAGGCCTCCGCCGACCGCCTCAAGAGTCACGGTATTCCGGTGTATGACCTCAATGCGGTGGACCAGGTCGATTTTTATATCGATGGCGCCGACGAGAGCAACGCTGCCCTGCAACTCATCAAGGGCGGCGGCGCCGCCCTGACCCGCGAGAAGATTGTCACCGCAGTCGCCAGGGAATTTATCTGTATTGCCGATCAGTCCAAGCTGGTGCACACCCTGGGCGATTTTCCACTGCCGGTGGAGGTAATACCCATGGCGCGCAGCCACGTGGCCCGGGAACTGGTCAAGCTGGGCGGCGATCCGGTGTATCGCGAAGGGGTTGTGACCGATAACGGCAACATCATCCTCGATGTTTACAACTTCCCAATTCCACAACCGCTGACGATCGAAGAGAAGATCAACGGTATTACCGGCGTGGTCACCAACGGCCTGTTTGCGCTCAAGCCTGCAGATGTGCTCCTGCTCGGCACCAGCGAGGGCGTTAAAACCCTGCGCGCCGAATAA